One region of Triticum aestivum cultivar Chinese Spring chromosome 6B, IWGSC CS RefSeq v2.1, whole genome shotgun sequence genomic DNA includes:
- the LOC123133798 gene encoding FBD-associated F-box protein At3g52670: MDAAAGGGEEVFVTYAQIGAYFNILALEGPSAQDRIDRIVPYLISLLPPPFVPAPDADADESSDSDDDHFSLTSSDDDTAAPADGPAVDPAALDDDGQDHISRLPDDLLSNIVSCLPTNEAARTMVLSTRWRGVWAATPLLVDDAHIRARGFSAVRALSRCVAAHPGPVRAVRVTRTSFHRQEYALERLIASLAAKDVQDLILFNRPWPLDMPLPDDILSCGSLTRLYIGFWRFPDTTAHQPAFPNLHELGLFHSIIEDRDVDALLAHCSKLRILSFAMAYSCRSRLRIRSSSLCVMMEWRCGFNEIIVEDAPCLERLLFHSISDRRPVRIVNAPRLEVLGFLDLQVHALEIGGVVIRAGMNVRARAMLPSLKMLAVKVRFSHDMEVKMLDTLLRCFPRLETLHVMSIRPSSPDSVGFAEFWKSLGSCDCLESHLKTFVFNRYQGLDCEYLFLCYILKKAKVLKTLGIDCAESDDVVVEGGPMSGSAGEGNVSSGGSSGSDGVVMEGGPVSGSVGEGNAPSGGSSGSNIIYVYVASPCWTFQNAIDLSVEDPFCVLRHDKCWIASRVMALEVSVFDHGTDAGAISHRHVYFELLRVWY; the protein is encoded by the exons atggacgccgccgCAGGGGGAGGAGAAGAAGTATTTGTCACCTACGCCCAAATCGGGGCGTACTTCAACATTCTGGCACTGGAGGGGCCGTCCGCGCAGGATCGCATCGATCGCATCGTCCCCTACCTCATCTCCCTCCTGCCCCCACCCTTCGTCCCCgcgcccgacgccgacgccgacgagtCCTCCGACTCCGACGACGACCACTTCTCCCTCACCTCCTCCGATGACgacaccgccgcccccgccgacggGCCCGCTGTCGATCCGGCGGCACTTGACGATGACGGCCAGGACCACATCAGCCGCCTACCGGACGACCTGCTCTCCAACATCGTCTCCTGCCTCCCCACCAACGAAGCCGCGCGCACCATGGTCCTCTCGACCCGCTGGCGCGGCGTCTGGGCGGCGACCCCGCTCCTCGTCGACGACGCCCACATCAGGGCCCGCGGTTTCAGCGCCGTGCGTGCCCTCTCGCGCTGCGTGGCCGCTCACCCCGGCCCCGTCCGTGCCGTGCGCGTCACACGCACCTCCTTCCACCGGCAGGAGTACGCGCTCGAGCGCCTGATCGCCAGCCTCGCCGCCAAGGACGTCCAGGACCTCATCCTCTTCAACCGCCCCTGGCCGCTCGACATGCCGCTCCCCGACGACATCCTCAGCTGTGGCTCTCTCACCCGCCTCTACATCGGCTTCTGGCGCTTCCCAGACACTACTGCCCACCAGCCCGCATTTCCCAACCTCCATGAGCTCGGCCTTTTTCACTCCATCATCGAGGACAGGGATGTCGATGCCTTGCTCGCGCACTGCTCCAAGCTGAGAATCCTCTCCTTTGCCATGGCGTACAGCTGCCGTTCACGCCTCCGTATCAGGTCCAGCAGCCTCTGCGTCATGATGGAATGGAGATGCGGTTTCAATGAAATCATCGTCGAGGATGCACCTTGCCTGGAGCGCCTGCTCTTCCATAGCATTTCCGATCGGAGGCCCGTTAGGATTGTCAATGCGCCTAGGCTGGAGGTGCTCGGCTTCTTGGACCTCCAGGTCCACGCGCTCGAGATTGGTGGCGTTGTCATCAGG GCCGGTATGAATGTGAGAGCTAGGGCCATGCTGCCAAGTTTGAAGATGCTGGCTGTCAAGGTGCGGTTTTCGCACGACATGGAGGTCAAGATGCTGGACACTCTGCTCAGATGCTTTCCTCGCCTCGAAACgcttcatgtcatg TCCATTCGACCCAGTTCACCTGATAGTGTCGGTTTTGCTGAGTTCTGGAAGTCCCTGGGCTCTTGTGATTGCCTTGAATCTCATCTGAAGACATTCGTCTTCAATAGATACCAGGGTCTGGACTGTGAGTACTTGTTTCTTTGTTATATCCTGAAGAAGGCGAAGGTGCTTAAGACGCTGGGCATCGATTGTGCTGAGAGTGATGATGTGGTAGTGGAGGGAGGCCCTATGTCAGGTTCTGCTGGTGAGGGCAATGTGTCATCAGGTGGAAGTAGTGGCAGTGATGGTGTGGTAATGGAGGGAGGTCCTGTGTCAGGATCCGTTGGTGAGGGCAATGCGCCATCAGGTGGAAGCAGTGGCAGTAATATTATTTATGTTTACGTTGCCTCCCCTTGCTGGACCTTTCAGAACGCCATTGACTTGTCAGTGGAGGATCCCTTCTGTGTGTTGAGGCATGACAAGTGCTGGATCGCTTCTCGAGTTATGGCATTAGAGGTTTCTGTTTTTGATCATGGTACTGATGCTGGTGCTATTTCACATCGACATGTTTACTTTGAGCTGCTAAGGGTGTGGTACTAG